A single genomic interval of Saccharospirillum mangrovi harbors:
- a CDS encoding DUF1801 domain-containing protein, with translation MSPLFTLNNAVEQDQAVEEWLGSREGRLGELARHWFAVVRQCGPDVLEIMHDGMATACVGEAAFAYVAVYTAHLNIGFFRGAELDDPHKLLEGTGKMMRHVKVRPGAEPDEEALTELIHHSYAVIQRRLEEL, from the coding sequence ATGTCACCCTTGTTCACCTTGAATAATGCCGTTGAGCAAGACCAAGCCGTTGAGGAATGGCTGGGCAGTCGGGAAGGGCGTCTGGGTGAATTGGCGCGACACTGGTTCGCGGTGGTGCGTCAGTGCGGCCCCGATGTGTTGGAAATCATGCACGATGGCATGGCAACCGCCTGTGTCGGTGAGGCGGCTTTTGCTTACGTGGCCGTTTACACCGCGCACCTCAACATCGGCTTTTTTCGCGGAGCGGAATTGGATGACCCACACAAACTGCTCGAAGGCACCGGCAAGATGATGCGGCATGTGAAAGTTCGGCCGGGTGCCGAGCCGGATGAAGAGGCGTTAACGGAACTGATTCATCATTCCTACGCCGTTATCCAGCGTCGGCTTGAGGAACTCTGA
- the pip gene encoding prolyl aminopeptidase: MSADTVFDQYAYPPIKPYDSGLLDVGDGHQIYWERVGTRGAKPAVFLHGGPGGGCEPDYRRMFDPQQYDIVLFDQRGCGRSLPHADLTANTTWDLVADIERLRDMFGHQKWLVFGGSWGSTLALAYAQTYPERVSELILRGVYTLTKAELDWYYQYGVSEMYPDRWEHFIAPIPEAERGQMMAAYHRRLTGNDEIEKLRCAKAWSQWEGSTISLLPAADRIEEFGDDHFAIAFARIENHFFMNAGWLEEGQLLRDAAKLNGIPGVIVHGRYDMPCPLRTAWELAKVWTDAELHIVEAAGHTMAEPEILSRLIEATDRFAR; encoded by the coding sequence ATGTCCGCTGACACTGTATTTGATCAATATGCTTACCCTCCTATTAAGCCTTACGACTCCGGCCTGCTCGACGTTGGCGACGGCCATCAGATTTATTGGGAAAGAGTTGGCACTCGCGGTGCCAAGCCAGCGGTATTTCTGCACGGCGGGCCGGGCGGTGGTTGTGAGCCGGATTACCGGAGGATGTTCGATCCGCAACAATACGACATCGTTTTGTTCGACCAACGCGGCTGTGGTCGCTCGTTACCGCATGCCGATCTGACGGCGAACACCACCTGGGATTTGGTGGCCGATATTGAACGGTTGCGCGATATGTTCGGTCACCAGAAGTGGCTGGTATTTGGCGGCAGTTGGGGATCGACCCTGGCGCTGGCTTATGCGCAAACGTACCCGGAGCGGGTCAGTGAATTAATTCTGCGCGGCGTCTATACGCTGACCAAAGCGGAACTCGATTGGTACTACCAATACGGTGTCTCGGAAATGTACCCCGACCGTTGGGAGCACTTTATTGCACCCATTCCGGAAGCCGAACGCGGCCAGATGATGGCGGCTTACCACCGTCGGTTAACCGGCAACGACGAAATAGAAAAATTGCGTTGTGCTAAAGCCTGGAGCCAATGGGAAGGTTCGACTATTTCCTTGTTGCCAGCGGCGGACCGGATCGAGGAGTTCGGTGACGATCATTTCGCCATCGCCTTTGCGCGCATCGAAAACCATTTCTTTATGAACGCCGGCTGGCTCGAAGAAGGGCAATTGTTGCGCGACGCGGCCAAGCTCAACGGCATTCCCGGCGTTATTGTGCACGGTCGTTACGACATGCCGTGCCCATTGCGCACCGCCTGGGAATTAGCCAAAGTCTGGACCGATGCCGAGTTGCACATCGTAGAAGCAGCGGGCCACACCATGGCGGAGCCGGAAATTCTGAGCCGCTTGATTGAAGCAACGGATCGATTCGCCCGTTAA
- a CDS encoding GNAT family N-acetyltransferase, which yields MPLNPPGKTSMDIPVLETERLRMRAFTQADADNFATLNANADFVRYLGQGVPIDSVESWRVMATILGHWQLLGYGLWLVEEKYSGRFVGRVGLLNLPGWPGIEIGWGIAPDFWGRGYAFEAALVSMRWAFDELQLNQLISLIHPDNQASKKLAQRVGETFLNQQEVAGKLCDIYAIDRAEFLTLHPA from the coding sequence ATGCCATTAAATCCGCCCGGGAAGACAAGCATGGATATTCCTGTCCTCGAAACCGAACGTTTGCGCATGCGTGCCTTTACTCAGGCCGATGCTGATAACTTTGCAACCTTGAACGCCAATGCCGATTTTGTGCGTTATCTCGGCCAGGGCGTACCGATTGATTCCGTCGAAAGCTGGCGGGTGATGGCGACTATCCTCGGACACTGGCAGTTGCTCGGCTACGGTCTCTGGTTGGTGGAAGAAAAATACAGTGGACGTTTTGTTGGCCGGGTTGGGTTGCTCAATTTGCCGGGTTGGCCAGGTATTGAAATTGGTTGGGGTATAGCCCCCGATTTCTGGGGCCGGGGTTATGCTTTTGAAGCGGCGTTGGTGTCAATGCGATGGGCCTTTGATGAATTGCAGCTCAACCAGTTGATTAGCCTGATTCATCCCGATAACCAGGCCTCGAAAAAGCTGGCGCAGCGTGTGGGTGAGACCTTCCTCAATCAGCAGGAAGTGGCTGGTAAACTCTGCGACATCTATGCGATCGACCGGGCTGAGTTTTTAACTTTACATCCGGCGTGA
- a CDS encoding YfhL family 4Fe-4S dicluster ferredoxin encodes MALLITERCTNCDMCEPECPNSAIVFAAVIYEIDPARCTECKGHYDEPTCQAVCPISRCIVPDPQHIETDDELLDKFVALQGLI; translated from the coding sequence ATGGCGTTGTTGATTACCGAGCGTTGCACCAATTGCGATATGTGCGAACCGGAATGCCCGAATTCGGCCATCGTTTTCGCAGCGGTGATATACGAAATCGATCCGGCCCGCTGCACCGAATGCAAAGGCCATTACGACGAACCGACTTGCCAGGCGGTGTGCCCGATCAGCCGCTGCATTGTGCCCGACCCGCAACATATTGAGACTGATGATGAACTGCTGGATAAATTCGTCGCACTGCAAGGGCTTATCTGA
- the yegQ gene encoding tRNA 5-hydroxyuridine modification protein YegQ — protein sequence MRYAFAYGADAVYAGQPRYSLRVRNNEFDHANLKIGIDEAHALGKRFYVVCNIQPHNAKLKTFIRDLEPVVAMAPDALIMSDPGLIMMVREAFPDMPIHLSVQANAVNWAAVKFWAGQGIERVILSRELSIDEIAEIRQQCPDIELEVFVHGALCMAYSGRCLLSGYMNRRDPNQGTCTNACRWSYSVEAGREDEAGQVVELVEPTLGQGVNFSEPVLLTEITRPEEKMTAFEDEHGTYIFNSRDLRAVQHVERLTQLGVHSLKIEGRTKSFYYCARTAQVYRKAIDDAVAGEPFDASLMNTLESLAHRGYTDGFLQRHRHDAYQNYDYGHSVSKQQQFIGEFSGVRDGEWAEVIVKNKFCVGDLLEMMTPNGNVMLALADMRDKDGNAIDVAKGSGHQVFIPVPSDIELAFALLMRDLSAGQDTRTARGAT from the coding sequence ATGCGCTATGCCTTCGCCTATGGCGCTGATGCGGTCTACGCCGGCCAGCCGCGTTACAGCTTGCGGGTGCGCAATAATGAATTCGATCATGCCAATCTGAAAATCGGTATTGATGAAGCCCATGCGCTGGGTAAACGCTTTTATGTGGTTTGCAATATTCAACCGCACAACGCCAAATTGAAAACCTTTATTCGCGATCTGGAGCCGGTTGTGGCGATGGCGCCGGATGCACTGATTATGTCTGATCCGGGTTTGATCATGATGGTGCGTGAGGCCTTTCCCGACATGCCCATTCATCTGTCGGTGCAGGCCAATGCGGTGAATTGGGCGGCGGTAAAATTCTGGGCGGGACAGGGTATTGAACGAGTGATTTTGTCGCGCGAATTATCGATTGATGAGATTGCCGAAATTCGTCAGCAGTGCCCGGATATTGAGTTGGAAGTTTTTGTGCACGGCGCCTTGTGCATGGCGTATTCGGGACGGTGTTTGCTGTCGGGGTACATGAACCGGCGCGATCCGAATCAGGGTACTTGCACCAATGCCTGTCGTTGGTCGTATTCGGTTGAGGCCGGCCGCGAGGATGAGGCGGGGCAAGTTGTTGAGCTGGTTGAACCGACCTTGGGTCAAGGTGTCAATTTCAGTGAGCCGGTGTTGCTGACTGAAATAACCCGGCCCGAGGAAAAAATGACCGCGTTTGAAGACGAACACGGCACCTACATTTTTAATTCGCGCGATTTACGCGCGGTACAACATGTCGAGCGGTTGACGCAATTGGGCGTTCATTCACTGAAAATCGAAGGTCGTACCAAGTCGTTTTATTACTGCGCGCGTACCGCTCAGGTGTATCGAAAAGCCATCGACGATGCCGTTGCCGGAGAACCTTTTGATGCGTCGTTAATGAATACTTTGGAAAGTCTGGCGCATCGCGGATATACCGACGGTTTTTTGCAGCGCCATCGCCACGACGCTTATCAGAATTACGACTACGGCCATTCGGTATCCAAACAACAACAGTTCATTGGTGAGTTCAGTGGCGTGCGAGATGGCGAGTGGGCGGAAGTTATCGTCAAAAATAAATTTTGCGTCGGCGATTTGCTCGAAATGATGACGCCGAACGGAAATGTGATGCTTGCTTTGGCGGATATGCGCGACAAAGATGGCAACGCCATTGATGTCGCCAAAGGCAGCGGCCATCAGGTTTTTATTCCGGTGCCAAGCGACATCGAACTTGCCTTTGCGTTATTGATGCGCGATCTAAGCGCCGGCCAGGATACTCGGACCGCGCGCGGAGCCACCTGA
- a CDS encoding sigma-54-dependent transcriptional regulator: protein MNQRAVVFIDDETDIRQVMKQTLALENLPADCYADGASALTALSAEENVVVLCDYHMPGMDGLDVLRAVRAIDDAIPVIILTGQGDISTAVAAMQDGAYDFIEKPFDHDELIELLKKAREKRQLALENRELKARLKHFARPGPRVLGDSAGMLRLMAQLDPVIDTSAVILLNGETGTGKDALARYIHENSARSDHNYVAVNCGAVPENLIESELFGHEAGAFTGADKKRIGRFEHASGGTLFLDEVESMPLALQVKLLRVLEEGKVERLGSNTAIDVDVRIIAATKTDLKKLSDASEFRPDLYYRLNVVELMIPPLRERKDDIPLLFHHFALIAAARYDRESVPLTPDQTARLLHHSWPGNVRELRNLAERYVLMGPAALDDANEPTQPEVANRRTLVEMMDGFERSLLQSALRDNQGSIKDTMLSLGLARKTLYDKMRKHGLDKAEFKE, encoded by the coding sequence ATGAATCAACGAGCCGTTGTCTTTATCGACGACGAAACCGACATCCGCCAGGTGATGAAACAGACGCTGGCCCTGGAAAATTTACCGGCCGATTGTTACGCCGATGGCGCGTCTGCGTTAACGGCGTTATCCGCCGAAGAAAACGTCGTCGTACTGTGCGATTACCACATGCCCGGCATGGATGGCTTGGATGTGTTGCGCGCCGTCCGCGCCATCGACGACGCCATTCCCGTCATCATCCTCACCGGCCAGGGCGACATCAGCACCGCCGTAGCCGCCATGCAGGATGGCGCTTACGACTTTATTGAAAAACCTTTCGACCACGACGAACTGATTGAACTGCTGAAAAAAGCGCGCGAAAAACGCCAACTGGCGTTGGAAAACCGCGAACTGAAAGCACGCCTAAAACACTTTGCGCGACCGGGCCCGCGCGTCTTGGGTGACAGCGCCGGTATGTTGCGATTAATGGCGCAGCTGGACCCGGTAATTGATACTTCAGCGGTTATTTTGCTGAACGGCGAAACCGGCACCGGTAAAGACGCATTGGCGCGTTACATTCACGAAAACAGCGCGCGTTCCGACCACAATTACGTCGCGGTAAATTGCGGCGCCGTACCGGAAAATCTGATCGAAAGCGAACTCTTTGGTCACGAAGCCGGCGCCTTCACCGGCGCCGACAAAAAACGCATCGGCCGTTTCGAACACGCCAGCGGCGGCACATTGTTTTTGGACGAAGTCGAATCCATGCCGTTGGCGTTGCAAGTAAAATTGTTGCGGGTTTTGGAAGAAGGCAAAGTCGAACGACTCGGTTCCAATACCGCCATCGACGTTGATGTACGAATTATCGCCGCCACCAAAACCGACCTGAAAAAACTCAGCGACGCCAGCGAGTTTCGACCCGACCTGTATTACCGGCTCAACGTCGTCGAATTAATGATTCCGCCGCTGCGCGAACGCAAAGACGACATCCCGCTGCTGTTCCACCATTTCGCGCTCATCGCCGCCGCACGCTACGACCGCGAAAGCGTACCGCTCACGCCCGACCAGACCGCACGCTTATTGCACCATTCCTGGCCGGGCAACGTACGCGAACTGCGCAACCTCGCCGAGCGTTATGTATTAATGGGCCCAGCCGCCCTGGACGACGCCAACGAACCCACCCAACCCGAAGTCGCCAACCGCCGCACGCTCGTTGAAATGATGGATGGCTTTGAGCGCTCGCTGTTGCAATCGGCCTTGCGCGATAACCAGGGTTCAATCAAAGACACCATGCTAAGTCTGGGCCTGGCGCGGAAAACCCTGTACGACAAGATGCGCAAGCATGGGTTGGATAAGGCGGAGTTTAAGGAATAA
- a CDS encoding sensor histidine kinase yields the protein MSLRHTFTNYRFWVLICFISICLFSWGAGSWAGYRLLERESLQESFRYSQLVANELNRYRPIPELMAEHPLMRSVLEHPDSELLVLEANEEMKKMASIVASSDVYLMDRTGLTIAANNYQLPTSFIGRNFAFRPYFHEAMASADSTIYFALGITTDQRGLYFSHPVTNELGEPLGVVVIKIQVTDLEDQWQRPAAFSESEMVVLDLDGISFLASRPAWLYRAFEPISDERRLGILADRRYHDEDLTPMTIVDQGRPIGVSTRSERLLVGEGEAARPFLSVETPLPQLDWTLRVLIGTEPVLWTQVQFLVGGTLVFLGGFLTWLYVRERYRREAELAERGEQLEQRVAERTADLESSNQQLLAEIAERERAELELKETQQELIQAAKLAVLGQMSAGLNHEMNQPLTAIQAYARNSRRFLERGENETVDANLHEIVSLCDRMAELTRQFKVFARKSEGRPSLVDMRQPIDGALKIISAQDNSAGVQFDWQRPQHPAWVHGDLIRIEQVLVNLIANAAQATETVDQPQIQIDLRFNDACWQCRVRDNGPGLPANTEQLFEPFFTTKSMKQGLGLGLSISRQIVDALGGKLVGQNRRDGQGAEFILTLTQREGAA from the coding sequence ATGTCGCTGCGACACACCTTTACCAACTACCGCTTTTGGGTGCTGATCTGCTTTATCAGCATCTGTCTGTTTTCCTGGGGCGCCGGTTCCTGGGCGGGCTATCGGTTACTCGAACGTGAAAGCCTGCAAGAATCGTTTCGTTACAGCCAGTTGGTGGCGAACGAACTGAATCGCTACCGACCTATTCCCGAACTCATGGCCGAACACCCGTTGATGCGATCCGTGCTGGAACATCCCGACAGCGAATTGCTGGTGCTCGAAGCCAACGAAGAAATGAAAAAAATGGCCAGCATCGTCGCCAGTTCCGACGTCTATTTAATGGACCGGACCGGCCTGACCATTGCCGCCAACAATTACCAATTACCGACCAGTTTCATCGGCCGGAATTTTGCTTTCCGGCCGTACTTTCACGAAGCCATGGCCAGTGCCGATTCGACCATTTATTTCGCACTGGGCATCACCACCGATCAACGCGGCCTGTATTTTTCGCACCCGGTAACCAACGAACTCGGTGAGCCCTTGGGCGTCGTCGTGATAAAAATTCAGGTCACCGACCTCGAAGACCAATGGCAACGACCGGCCGCATTCAGCGAATCGGAAATGGTGGTGCTCGACCTCGACGGCATCAGTTTTTTAGCCAGCCGTCCGGCCTGGTTATATCGCGCCTTTGAACCGATCAGCGATGAACGCCGGCTTGGCATTCTGGCCGACCGTCGTTACCACGACGAAGATTTAACGCCGATGACCATTGTCGATCAGGGCCGGCCCATTGGCGTCAGTACGCGATCTGAACGATTGCTGGTCGGCGAAGGTGAAGCGGCGCGACCTTTCCTCAGCGTCGAAACGCCATTGCCGCAACTGGACTGGACCCTGCGCGTCTTGATCGGCACCGAGCCGGTGTTGTGGACTCAGGTGCAATTTCTCGTCGGTGGCACACTGGTGTTTCTGGGCGGATTCTTAACCTGGCTGTACGTGCGCGAACGCTATCGGCGCGAAGCCGAATTGGCCGAACGCGGCGAACAACTGGAACAACGCGTCGCCGAACGCACCGCAGACTTAGAAAGTTCCAACCAGCAATTACTGGCGGAAATTGCCGAGCGCGAACGCGCCGAATTAGAACTGAAAGAAACGCAGCAGGAATTAATTCAGGCGGCCAAGTTAGCCGTGTTAGGGCAGATGTCGGCGGGTTTGAACCATGAAATGAACCAACCGTTAACGGCGATACAAGCCTACGCACGCAACAGCCGTCGGTTTCTGGAGCGCGGTGAAAACGAAACCGTCGATGCCAACCTGCATGAAATTGTTTCCTTGTGCGATCGCATGGCCGAATTAACCCGGCAGTTCAAAGTGTTTGCCCGCAAATCGGAAGGCCGGCCCAGTCTGGTTGATATGCGCCAGCCGATTGATGGCGCCTTGAAAATCATCAGCGCACAAGACAACAGCGCCGGCGTGCAATTCGATTGGCAACGGCCGCAACACCCAGCCTGGGTGCATGGCGATTTGATTCGCATCGAACAGGTATTAGTGAACCTGATTGCCAATGCCGCGCAGGCCACCGAAACCGTCGATCAACCGCAGATACAAATTGACCTGCGCTTTAACGACGCTTGCTGGCAATGCCGTGTGCGCGATAATGGCCCCGGTTTGCCAGCCAACACTGAACAATTATTCGAACCGTTTTTTACCACTAAATCCATGAAACAGGGACTCGGTTTGGGCCTGTCGATTTCCCGCCAGATTGTTGATGCACTGGGCGGAAAACTCGTCGGCCAAAACCGCCGTGACGGCCAGGGCGCAGAATTTATTCTGACACTGACCCAGCGAGAGGGCGCAGCATGA